Proteins encoded within one genomic window of Lysinibacillus louembei:
- a CDS encoding DeoR/GlpR family DNA-binding transcription regulator: MQPKDRRELILEQLTINEKIEIEKLVETLNVSAMTIRRDLNILEAEEKIIRTHGGAVLNQPLVNEVSFQIKETKHSYQKRKIAQTAVQYIKDHSTILLDSGTTNLEIAKRLKDKRHLTVLTNDIRIAVELMDSDIKVIVTGGELQNNTGAIFGPLTEQILKNIHVDQFFLGSHAVHMEAGSTAPTFEKASMKQLMIECAETTLLVADSSKFDQKSLAKVCDLSQIDGIITDDGVPTHYIEKLRETCRVIIAEGGDEL, from the coding sequence ATGCAACCAAAAGATCGAAGAGAGCTTATTTTAGAACAGCTTACGATAAATGAAAAAATAGAAATTGAGAAGTTAGTAGAAACGTTAAATGTTTCAGCGATGACGATTCGCAGAGATTTAAATATTTTAGAGGCGGAAGAAAAAATTATCCGTACACATGGTGGGGCGGTATTAAATCAGCCGCTTGTAAATGAAGTTTCGTTTCAAATTAAGGAAACGAAGCACAGCTATCAAAAAAGGAAAATTGCCCAAACCGCTGTGCAATATATAAAAGATCATTCGACGATTTTACTTGATTCAGGCACAACAAATTTAGAAATTGCTAAACGATTAAAGGACAAGCGGCATTTAACTGTTTTAACAAATGATATTCGCATTGCTGTTGAATTAATGGATTCAGACATTAAAGTGATTGTCACTGGTGGTGAATTACAAAATAATACAGGAGCAATTTTTGGACCATTGACAGAGCAAATATTAAAAAATATTCATGTCGATCAATTTTTCCTTGGCTCTCATGCTGTGCACATGGAGGCAGGAAGCACAGCGCCAACATTTGAAAAGGCTTCCATGAAGCAATTGATGATTGAGTGTGCAGAAACCACATTGCTCGTAGCAGATTCAAGCAAATTTGATCAAAAATCACTTGCTAAAGTATGCGATTTATCTCAAATAGATGGCATTATTACGGATGATGGTGTGCCTACACACTATATTGAAAAATTAAGAGAAACATGTCGTGTCATTATTGCGGAGGGAGGCGATGAGCTATGA